The following are encoded together in the Myxococcus guangdongensis genome:
- a CDS encoding ATP-binding protein produces MSAKDTRQTVPALGADTLLEALEEAERHDSEGCMVLSAVRDASGAIVDFEWLWANPAASRALGHGTDSLRGKRLGDISPVAGLGGRLAVLKQVVESGRPAADSFPEGDAWLLGTAVPLRDGVLLRLRDVTSALRMEEGLRDTLDWVRDVLESTPEAFFTVDAEWRITYVNRQAAEITGRTQEQVFRRILWQACPELVGTLFERELRRVAAEGSSTIFEVRTAPERWHEVHAWCSGQNVSVFSRDITGKKRAEAERDALLTREHSGRLEAEALVRERTQELVAARERLVQSEKLAMAGQLAEGVGHEINNPLSYVSGNLQFALEQMETVLQGQVQGGPLAEALDALREAREGAERIRVIVRDLQTFARADEPHLSPVDVHAALEFGLAMAMPHLRYRAEVVRRYSQVPTVMAHEARLGQVFLHLLVNAAHAIPEGDFTRHRVTLSTWLEGPWVVVEVADTGHGMTPEVAERVFEPFFTTRAVGEGSGLGLSTSLGMVRSMRGELSVDTSPGTGSMFRVRLPVTAVVADTVAKGAPRDVPERKRVLVVDDEPQLASLLRRLLGRHHEVVVTHSGREALALLERDADFDRVFCDLMMADLTGMDLHAELTARGPELLSRFVFMTGGAFTERARAFLQSVPLPRIEKPFDPGTLRALVEGAPPRDRALEPLPRVARRG; encoded by the coding sequence ATGTCGGCGAAGGACACGAGACAGACAGTCCCGGCCCTGGGCGCGGACACGCTCTTGGAGGCGCTGGAAGAAGCGGAGCGCCATGACTCGGAAGGGTGCATGGTGTTGAGCGCCGTGCGCGACGCGTCCGGCGCCATCGTCGACTTCGAGTGGCTGTGGGCCAACCCCGCCGCGTCCCGCGCGCTCGGGCACGGCACCGATTCGCTGCGTGGCAAGCGATTGGGCGACATCTCGCCGGTGGCGGGACTCGGGGGGCGGCTCGCCGTCCTCAAGCAGGTGGTGGAGTCCGGGCGACCCGCCGCGGACAGCTTCCCGGAGGGCGATGCGTGGCTGCTCGGCACCGCGGTGCCGCTGCGTGACGGTGTGCTGTTGCGCCTGCGCGACGTCACCAGCGCGCTGCGGATGGAGGAGGGCCTTCGCGACACGCTGGACTGGGTGCGCGACGTGCTGGAGAGCACACCCGAGGCGTTCTTCACCGTGGACGCCGAGTGGCGCATCACCTACGTGAATCGCCAGGCCGCCGAAATCACCGGGCGCACGCAGGAGCAGGTCTTCCGCCGGATTCTGTGGCAGGCGTGCCCGGAGCTGGTGGGCACGCTGTTCGAGCGCGAGCTGCGGCGCGTGGCCGCCGAGGGCTCGTCCACCATCTTCGAGGTGCGCACCGCGCCGGAGCGCTGGCACGAGGTGCACGCGTGGTGCTCGGGGCAGAACGTCTCCGTCTTCTCGCGCGACATCACCGGCAAGAAGCGCGCGGAGGCGGAGCGGGACGCGCTGCTGACGCGTGAGCACTCGGGGCGCCTGGAGGCCGAGGCCCTGGTGCGCGAGCGCACGCAGGAGCTGGTGGCCGCGCGCGAGCGGCTGGTGCAGTCGGAGAAGCTGGCCATGGCGGGGCAGCTCGCGGAGGGCGTGGGGCACGAAATCAACAACCCGCTCTCCTACGTCAGCGGCAACCTCCAGTTCGCGCTGGAGCAGATGGAGACGGTGCTGCAGGGCCAGGTGCAGGGCGGTCCGCTGGCCGAGGCCTTGGATGCGCTGCGCGAGGCCCGCGAGGGCGCCGAGCGCATCCGCGTCATCGTGCGCGATTTGCAGACGTTCGCCCGCGCGGACGAGCCGCACCTGTCCCCGGTGGACGTGCACGCGGCGCTGGAGTTCGGGCTGGCCATGGCGATGCCGCACCTGCGCTACCGGGCGGAGGTGGTGCGGCGCTACTCGCAGGTGCCCACGGTGATGGCGCACGAGGCGCGGCTGGGGCAGGTGTTCCTGCACCTGCTCGTCAACGCGGCGCACGCGATTCCCGAGGGCGACTTCACCCGGCACCGCGTCACGCTGTCCACATGGCTGGAGGGCCCGTGGGTGGTGGTGGAGGTGGCGGACACGGGGCACGGCATGACGCCCGAGGTGGCCGAGCGCGTCTTCGAGCCGTTCTTCACCACGCGCGCGGTGGGCGAGGGCAGCGGGCTGGGCTTGTCCACCAGCCTGGGCATGGTGCGCAGCATGCGTGGCGAGCTGAGCGTGGACACCTCGCCCGGCACGGGGAGCATGTTCCGCGTGCGCCTGCCAGTGACGGCGGTGGTGGCGGACACGGTGGCCAAGGGCGCGCCCAGGGACGTGCCGGAGCGCAAGCGGGTGCTGGTGGTGGACGACGAGCCTCAGCTCGCATCGCTCCTGCGGCGGCTGCTGGGACGGCACCACGAGGTGGTGGTGACGCATAGTGGCCGCGAGGCGCTGGCGCTGCTCGAGCGGGACGCGGACTTCGACCGCGTGTTCTGCGACCTGATGATGGCGGACCTGACGGGGATGGACCTGCACGCGGAGCTGACGGCGCGCGGGCCGGAGCTCCTGTCGCGCTTCGTCTTCATGACGGGCGGCGCCTTCACGGAGCGGGCGCGGGCGTTCCTCCAGTCGGTGCCGCTGCCTCGAATCGAGAAGCCGTTCGACCCGGGGACGCTCAGGGCGCTGGTGGAGGGCGCGCCCCCGCGCGACAGGGCCCTGGAGCCGCTGCCGCGCGTGGCGCGAAGAGGGTGA
- a CDS encoding suppressor of fused domain protein codes for MKAPEKDEDFIQWYEDCWADRDEVEYPKMFGAIDEGVFTLDQTDAIQAWMESEIAQVEGEPDPNWGPMGVRVAKPSPDYPYWTYVTSGLSNPFTIAPGEEIAADATSGIGYEMVIHTPEEAKWPVFRLLDMMAYNLVCMRAFALNHRYPVEGTLDGGDSKLSGFVFVRDPSRPDHFALESGKVQLLTLVGVTKNEMAFARSNGMDKLMEKLVAAGSGYITQPERDEVKL; via the coding sequence ATGAAAGCCCCGGAGAAGGACGAAGACTTCATCCAGTGGTACGAGGACTGCTGGGCGGACCGCGATGAAGTCGAGTACCCCAAGATGTTCGGCGCCATCGACGAAGGCGTCTTCACACTCGACCAGACGGACGCCATCCAGGCCTGGATGGAGAGCGAAATCGCGCAGGTAGAAGGTGAACCGGACCCCAACTGGGGCCCCATGGGCGTGCGAGTGGCCAAGCCCAGCCCCGACTATCCCTACTGGACCTACGTCACCAGCGGCCTGTCCAACCCCTTCACCATCGCCCCCGGTGAGGAGATCGCCGCCGACGCCACCAGCGGCATCGGCTACGAGATGGTCATCCACACCCCGGAGGAGGCCAAGTGGCCCGTGTTCCGGCTGCTGGACATGATGGCCTACAACCTCGTGTGCATGCGCGCCTTCGCGCTCAACCACCGCTACCCCGTCGAGGGCACCCTGGACGGCGGCGACTCCAAGCTCAGCGGCTTCGTGTTCGTCAGGGACCCCTCGCGCCCCGACCACTTCGCCCTGGAGAGCGGCAAGGTGCAGCTGCTCACGCTCGTCGGCGTCACCAAGAACGAGATGGCCTTCGCGCGCTCCAACGGCATGGACAAGCTGATGGAGAAGCTGGTCGCCGCGGGCTCGGGCTACATCACCCAGCCCGAGCGCGACGAAGTGAAGCTGTAG
- a CDS encoding dipeptide epimerase, whose protein sequence is MTPTLITDVRFEPLDLPLTEPFGIATGAQHAAENVLVKLTLADGTVGLGEAAPFPAVSGETQASTLAALEAVRAGLMGRDVRAWRPLSEWLGDGLALAPAGRAGVEMAVLDALARHHRVPLYVMLGGAGTVLDIDMTVTVGDVRHAAESARSILKRGITTLKVKVGALSPDQDAARMVAIHEVAPQARLFADANGGYDVAEALAFVKELERAGVPLALLEQPVPASDLAGMAEVAKRSKVRVCADESARSAKDVMRLIREGAAHGINIKTMKCGVVESLTMWSLARAAGLELMVGGMVESVLAMSASAHLAAGLGGFTYADLDTPLFIARHPFRSGIRYEGSRLHLEEGAVGHGVTLS, encoded by the coding sequence ATGACGCCCACCCTCATCACCGACGTCCGCTTCGAGCCGTTGGACCTGCCGCTGACGGAGCCGTTCGGCATCGCCACGGGAGCGCAGCACGCGGCCGAGAACGTGTTGGTGAAGCTGACGCTCGCGGACGGCACGGTGGGGTTGGGCGAGGCGGCGCCGTTCCCCGCGGTGAGTGGGGAGACGCAGGCGAGCACGCTCGCGGCGCTGGAGGCGGTGCGCGCGGGACTCATGGGTCGAGACGTGCGTGCCTGGCGGCCCTTGTCCGAGTGGCTCGGGGATGGACTGGCGCTGGCGCCGGCGGGGCGGGCGGGCGTGGAGATGGCGGTGCTGGACGCGCTGGCGCGGCATCACCGCGTGCCGCTGTACGTGATGCTGGGCGGGGCGGGGACGGTGCTGGACATCGACATGACGGTGACGGTGGGGGACGTCAGGCATGCCGCGGAGTCGGCGCGGTCCATCCTGAAGCGCGGCATCACCACGTTGAAGGTGAAGGTCGGCGCGCTCTCGCCGGACCAGGACGCGGCGCGGATGGTGGCCATCCACGAGGTGGCGCCCCAGGCGCGGCTGTTCGCGGACGCGAATGGGGGTTACGACGTGGCGGAGGCGCTCGCGTTCGTGAAGGAGCTGGAGCGGGCGGGGGTGCCGCTGGCGTTGTTGGAGCAGCCAGTGCCGGCCTCCGACCTGGCGGGGATGGCGGAGGTGGCGAAGCGCTCGAAGGTGCGGGTGTGCGCGGACGAGTCGGCGCGCTCGGCGAAGGACGTGATGCGGCTCATCCGCGAGGGCGCGGCGCACGGCATCAACATCAAGACGATGAAGTGCGGGGTGGTGGAGTCGCTGACGATGTGGAGCCTGGCGCGGGCGGCGGGGTTGGAGTTGATGGTGGGAGGGATGGTGGAGAGCGTGTTGGCGATGAGCGCGTCGGCGCACCTGGCGGCGGGGTTGGGGGGCTTCACGTACGCGGATCTGGACACGCCGTTGTTCATCGCGCGGCATCCGTTCCG